In Phormidium yuhuli AB48, one genomic interval encodes:
- the purN gene encoding phosphoribosylglycinamide formyltransferase → MQQSSQPSTPFIVSPDRPAEADRRSQPLKLGVLASGSGTNFEALVQAIADGKLRAEIPVLIYNNPGAAVAARAQRWGIPAVLLNHRNYHSREAFDFDIAQTLRQSGVEWVIMAGWMRRVTQVLIDHFGDQMLNIHPSLLPSFPGLHAIEQALEAGVKITGCTVHIVRLKVDSGPILIQAAVPVLPDDTPESLHQRIQVQEHEILPRAIELAALRQAGQSFGNFPRF, encoded by the coding sequence GTGCAACAGTCTTCGCAACCGTCCACTCCCTTTATTGTTTCTCCCGACCGTCCTGCTGAGGCAGATCGACGGTCTCAGCCTTTGAAGTTAGGGGTTCTGGCCTCAGGAAGTGGGACAAACTTTGAGGCCTTAGTTCAGGCGATCGCCGATGGCAAACTACGAGCTGAAATCCCCGTCCTGATTTACAATAATCCCGGGGCGGCGGTAGCTGCTCGCGCTCAGCGGTGGGGGATCCCAGCGGTTTTACTCAATCACCGCAACTATCACAGTCGAGAAGCCTTTGACTTTGATATCGCCCAAACCCTACGCCAGTCTGGGGTGGAATGGGTGATTATGGCGGGGTGGATGCGTCGGGTGACTCAGGTCTTAATTGACCATTTTGGAGATCAGATGCTCAACATCCACCCGAGTCTCCTGCCCAGTTTCCCTGGCCTACACGCCATTGAACAGGCGTTAGAGGCTGGGGTAAAAATCACGGGATGTACGGTTCATATCGTTCGTTTAAAGGTCGATAGCGGCCCGATTCTCATCCAGGCGGCGGTTCCAGTCTTGCCCGATGATACCCCGGAGAGCTTGCACCAACGCATCCAGGTGCAAGAACATGAAATTCTGCCCCGGGCCATTGAACTGGCCGCCTTGAGACAAGCGGGCCAGAGTTTTGGCAATTTTCCTCGTTTCTAA
- the psaK gene encoding photosystem I reaction center subunit PsaK, whose translation MMFTNSTLTLAASGLTSPWSFQVAIIMVFCNLFAIAIGRYAIQKRGVGPALPISVPGLFEGFGWSELLATASFGHILGAGMILGLSGAGAL comes from the coding sequence ATGATGTTTACGAACAGTACCTTAACCCTAGCGGCTTCAGGACTCACCTCCCCCTGGTCATTTCAAGTGGCCATTATCATGGTCTTCTGCAATCTCTTTGCGATCGCCATTGGTCGCTATGCCATCCAAAAACGGGGGGTGGGTCCAGCGTTGCCCATCTCCGTCCCCGGCTTATTTGAAGGATTTGGCTGGTCAGAACTCCTCGCCACCGCCAGCTTCGGCCATATTCTTGGAGCCGGTATGATCCTCGGCCTCAGCGGAGCCGGCGCCTTGTAG
- a CDS encoding ATP-binding protein: MLGPIPPEMALKSSPTKESVLELFGRQAQFQEITHTLANGKDLLIAGVPGSGRRTLVRRAALEVGAKVIEVDCIRATDGRRFVQLLCEGISQGVQSQRAIAFLRDWAGQEGQRWFEFNETSARKLSLQREPALTEDHLWQAYQQLLQFPQQLAIAVERQVILIFLGFPHIRAWDRTGQWETCLQEAIARHTTANYVLVTTLAESRNRLDEPSGLMTVCLTPLADDVVAAWAQLVLHQVGLSFDPRSSALDLFLNAVQGHIGDASMLVRRLRQRRWHQGRLDEAAIQETLEDLLADLSNIFESILVLLPASQLQLLESLALDPTDKPQSRDYIQKHHLSRGGSLQGAIAALQHKGLIYGPDLGYRLALPLFALWIRQRLR; the protein is encoded by the coding sequence ATGCTAGGACCGATCCCCCCTGAGATGGCACTGAAGAGTAGCCCCACCAAGGAGTCAGTGCTGGAACTATTTGGACGCCAGGCACAATTTCAAGAGATTACTCACACCTTAGCCAATGGCAAGGATTTGTTGATTGCTGGGGTTCCTGGGAGCGGTCGCCGGACCCTGGTCCGTCGGGCCGCCTTGGAGGTGGGGGCGAAGGTGATTGAGGTCGATTGTATTCGAGCTACGGATGGACGACGGTTTGTGCAACTGCTCTGTGAAGGGATTTCTCAGGGGGTGCAAAGCCAAAGGGCGATCGCCTTTCTCCGGGATTGGGCCGGCCAGGAGGGGCAACGTTGGTTTGAGTTTAACGAAACCTCTGCACGCAAACTCTCCCTACAACGGGAGCCGGCCCTGACGGAAGACCATCTTTGGCAGGCCTATCAGCAGTTACTGCAATTCCCGCAACAGTTGGCCATCGCCGTGGAACGACAGGTGATTCTCATTTTTCTGGGCTTTCCCCACATTCGCGCCTGGGACCGTACGGGCCAATGGGAAACCTGTTTGCAAGAGGCGATCGCCCGCCATACGACGGCTAACTATGTTTTGGTGACGACTCTGGCGGAAAGCCGCAATCGTCTCGATGAACCCAGTGGCTTGATGACGGTTTGTTTGACCCCCTTAGCCGATGATGTGGTGGCGGCTTGGGCCCAGTTGGTGTTACATCAGGTGGGATTGAGTTTTGATCCGCGTTCCTCAGCGTTGGATTTGTTTCTCAATGCGGTTCAGGGTCATATCGGCGACGCCTCGATGTTAGTGCGTCGCTTACGTCAACGACGTTGGCATCAGGGTCGCTTGGATGAGGCGGCAATTCAAGAAACCCTGGAGGATCTTTTGGCGGATTTGAGTAATATTTTTGAATCTATCTTAGTGCTATTACCGGCGTCTCAGTTACAACTCCTAGAATCGTTGGCGTTAGATCCGACGGATAAACCCCAAAGTCGTGATTATATTCAAAAGCATCATCTCTCCCGAGGTGGCTCTTTACAAGGGGCGATCGCCGCCCTGCAACATAAGGGCCTAATCTATGGCCCCGACCTCGGCTATCGTCTGGCTCTTCCCTTATTTGCCCTTTGGATTCGCCAACGTTTACGATAA
- a CDS encoding cation:proton antiporter codes for MTPLTIVGITLPLLIGLTIYLLPPLAPYLALGITLLSLGYSVQILGHQEVVEPQLLDNFGISLQIDSLSGYFILTNALVMLSVLIYCWSQNKSAFFYTQFTILQGSLNAVFISADFLSLYVNLEVISITVFLLIAYPLTDRLIWIGLRYLFISNTAMLFYLVGAILVYQANHSFHFDGLMNAPPEAIALILLGLLSKGGIFISGLWSPLTNAESDTSVSVLLSGIVEKAGVFPLIRCALLLEDIQPIVQVLGIATAFFGVAYGLFERDTKRVLASSTISQLGWIMVAPAVGGIYALAHGLVKALLFFVVGALPSRDLEQLQQKPMASVLWVPLFIGCLSISGAPLWVGFGAKKLTLAQLPLIPNILMTIAAIGTAVLYAKFVFLPHRSSSRPVSPNFLILVGVLILGLVVANSVYLPAYTVFNLFKSIAIVLVGWGLYWVVLRKVHWQIPRIGEALEHLLGVMTLVLIILFWGVVL; via the coding sequence ATGACTCCTCTAACGATTGTCGGAATTACCTTACCCCTCCTAATTGGCTTAACCATCTACCTATTACCGCCACTAGCACCCTATCTCGCCTTAGGAATTACCCTTCTTTCCCTCGGCTATAGCGTGCAAATCCTGGGACATCAAGAGGTTGTGGAGCCTCAGCTTTTAGATAATTTTGGCATTAGCTTACAAATCGACTCTCTCAGTGGTTATTTTATTTTAACAAATGCTTTAGTGATGTTATCGGTTCTGATTTACTGTTGGAGCCAGAATAAATCTGCCTTTTTTTATACCCAATTCACCATTTTACAAGGAAGTCTCAATGCCGTATTTATTTCGGCGGATTTCCTGAGTCTTTACGTCAACCTAGAAGTAATTAGCATTACCGTTTTTTTGCTGATTGCCTATCCCCTAACCGACCGTCTCATTTGGATTGGCTTACGCTATCTCTTCATTAGCAATACGGCGATGCTCTTCTACCTAGTGGGAGCGATTTTAGTGTATCAAGCCAATCACTCCTTTCATTTTGACGGCTTAATGAACGCTCCCCCAGAGGCGATCGCCCTGATTCTGTTGGGACTCTTAAGCAAAGGAGGTATCTTTATATCCGGCTTATGGTCTCCTCTCACCAATGCTGAATCCGATACCTCCGTCTCGGTTCTCCTATCTGGAATCGTGGAAAAAGCCGGTGTCTTTCCCCTCATTCGCTGCGCCTTACTCCTGGAAGACATTCAACCCATTGTCCAAGTTTTGGGGATTGCGACTGCCTTTTTTGGAGTGGCGTATGGACTCTTTGAGCGAGACACCAAACGGGTGTTAGCCTCCTCAACCATTTCTCAATTGGGCTGGATTATGGTTGCCCCGGCAGTGGGGGGAATTTATGCCTTAGCCCATGGACTGGTGAAAGCCTTACTCTTTTTCGTCGTGGGAGCCTTACCCAGTCGTGATTTAGAGCAACTTCAGCAAAAACCCATGGCTAGCGTTCTCTGGGTTCCCCTCTTCATCGGTTGTTTATCTATTTCTGGCGCGCCCTTATGGGTCGGATTCGGAGCTAAGAAGTTAACCCTAGCTCAGTTACCCCTCATCCCCAACATTCTCATGACAATTGCCGCCATTGGTACGGCAGTTCTTTACGCAAAATTTGTGTTTTTACCCCATCGCTCATCCTCACGACCAGTATCTCCAAATTTTCTAATTTTGGTGGGGGTATTAATTTTAGGACTTGTGGTAGCAAACAGTGTTTATTTGCCCGCCTACACGGTCTTTAATCTCTTCAAATCTATAGCCATTGTTCTCGTGGGGTGGGGCCTCTACTGGGTCGTTTTGAGGAAGGTACATTGGCAAATTCCTCGCATTGGTGAGGCCCTAGAACATCTGTTGGGAGTGATGACTCTCGTATTAATCATCCTATTTTGGGGAGTGGTACTATGA
- a CDS encoding monovalent cation/H(+) antiporter subunit G, with protein sequence MVENLSLFCMGFGLVLWFWGTFPLLGHRSVLFKLHSLSVSDTLGSMSILLGLLLKIPNEWPLLLLALLSLAIWNTILGYVLAYCSQNRLDHE encoded by the coding sequence ATGGTTGAAAATCTGAGTCTATTTTGTATGGGATTTGGTCTGGTGCTTTGGTTTTGGGGAACCTTTCCCTTGTTGGGACATCGCTCTGTGTTGTTTAAACTACACAGTCTTTCTGTATCGGATACTCTCGGCTCAATGAGTATTTTGTTGGGATTATTATTGAAGATTCCCAATGAATGGCCCTTGCTGTTATTAGCCCTGTTATCATTAGCTATTTGGAATACAATTTTAGGCTATGTCCTAGCCTATTGTTCTCAAAACCGCTTGGATCATGAGTGA
- a CDS encoding phosphoribosylanthranilate isomerase, whose product MRIKICGITQASQGRAIVQAGATALGFISVKASPRYISPKEIARISQDLPPCDRIGVVANASREEIVELARQAPLTGIQLHGNESPEFCQTLRQQLPGLELIKALRIRQTSDLEQSDRYQAVVDSLLLDAYHPQQLGGTGQTLDWQALRSFEPAIPWFLAGGLTPDNITQALTQLHPQGIDLSSGVERSPGDKDLDKVHALFQHLSRLT is encoded by the coding sequence ATGCGAATTAAAATCTGTGGCATTACCCAAGCTTCACAGGGACGAGCCATTGTCCAAGCTGGGGCAACAGCGTTGGGCTTTATTAGTGTCAAAGCCTCGCCTCGATACATTTCCCCCAAGGAAATTGCCCGGATTAGCCAGGACTTGCCCCCCTGCGATCGCATTGGGGTGGTTGCCAATGCTTCCCGAGAGGAGATTGTCGAGTTGGCCAGACAAGCACCTCTGACTGGGATTCAACTCCACGGCAACGAATCCCCTGAATTTTGTCAAACCTTGCGTCAGCAACTCCCAGGGCTGGAGCTGATTAAAGCCTTACGCATTCGCCAAACCTCAGATTTAGAACAGAGCGATCGCTATCAGGCCGTGGTCGATAGCCTCTTGCTCGATGCTTATCATCCCCAACAACTCGGCGGCACCGGGCAAACCCTCGACTGGCAGGCCCTGCGCTCCTTTGAGCCAGCCATCCCCTGGTTCCTAGCGGGAGGACTCACCCCAGATAATATTACCCAAGCCCTGACTCAGCTCCATCCCCAGGGAATTGATCTTTCTAGCGGTGTGGAGCGATCGCCCGGTGACAAAGATTTAGACAAAGTTCACGCCTTATTCCAGCATCTGAGTCGGTTAACCTGA
- a CDS encoding DUF4040 domain-containing protein, with protein sequence MSDIYIDWIVLLLPLTALMLVRSRNPYQALVIRGIMGAIAALVYAVLGAADVALTEALVGTMLAITLYAVAVRSSLVLRLGIRGSELQGLSCNRQWGQLWQELRPMLERYHLRLELVTYPNAETLHQALVTEEVHAIAETVDKDHNPEKPFRMTTRIQRIYELMQGDLTLTDNHLVTIPDPTLTPPEPVPYGGHSR encoded by the coding sequence ATGAGTGATATCTACATTGACTGGATTGTGCTGTTATTGCCCTTAACCGCCTTAATGTTGGTGCGATCGCGCAATCCCTATCAAGCCTTAGTCATTCGGGGCATTATGGGGGCGATCGCCGCTCTTGTCTATGCAGTCTTGGGGGCGGCGGATGTGGCGTTAACAGAAGCCTTAGTGGGGACAATGTTAGCCATTACCCTCTATGCGGTGGCCGTGCGTTCCTCTCTCGTGTTGCGTTTGGGGATACGGGGATCGGAGTTACAAGGATTAAGTTGCAATCGCCAGTGGGGACAACTCTGGCAAGAGTTACGCCCGATGCTGGAGCGGTATCATCTACGCTTAGAGTTAGTCACCTATCCCAACGCCGAGACCCTGCATCAGGCCCTAGTAACGGAGGAGGTTCATGCGATCGCCGAAACGGTCGATAAAGACCATAACCCCGAAAAACCCTTTCGCATGACCACCCGCATCCAACGCATCTACGAACTGATGCAAGGGGATTTGACCCTAACAGACAATCACCTCGTCACCATCCCTGACCCAACCCTGACCCCCCCAGAACCCGTCCCCTATGGAGGTCACTCGCGATGA
- a CDS encoding sugar transferase: protein MHASASSRAKRFIDIVGALVGLGITAIIAIPVAIASCISDPGGIFYSQIRCGYKGKPFRIWKFRSMVRDADQKKHLVQNQASGFIFKNENDPRITRIGRFLRRTSLDELPQFWNVLKGDMSLVGTRPPTPDEVARYNPHHWRRLDVKPGLTGEWQVNGRSTVKNFEDIVDMDLQYQDKWSVTYDLQLILKTILVVVKGSGAC from the coding sequence ATCCATGCCTCGGCCAGCAGCCGGGCTAAACGCTTCATTGATATCGTCGGCGCGCTCGTCGGCTTAGGTATCACTGCCATCATTGCTATTCCTGTCGCGATCGCCAGTTGTATCTCTGATCCAGGAGGCATCTTTTATAGCCAGATTCGTTGCGGTTATAAAGGCAAACCCTTCCGAATCTGGAAGTTCCGCTCCATGGTTCGCGATGCTGACCAGAAAAAACACTTGGTTCAAAATCAAGCCAGCGGCTTCATCTTTAAGAACGAAAACGATCCCCGAATCACTCGGATTGGTCGTTTCCTCCGTCGCACCAGCCTCGACGAACTACCCCAGTTCTGGAATGTCCTCAAAGGGGACATGAGCTTGGTGGGAACCCGTCCCCCAACCCCTGACGAAGTGGCTCGCTATAACCCCCACCACTGGCGTCGTCTCGATGTTAAACCCGGGCTTACAGGGGAATGGCAAGTTAACGGACGCTCAACGGTGAAAAACTTCGAAGACATCGTTGATATGGATCTCCAGTACCAGGATAAATGGTCTGTGACCTACGATTTACAACTGATTCTCAAGACGATTCTGGTTGTTGTTAAGGGCAGTGGAGCCTGTTAA
- the pyrE gene encoding orotate phosphoribosyltransferase, whose product MTSSVTTMLASCDLATVQQHLLTLLARLAYREGDFVLSSGQRSSYYINGKLVTLDPEGALCVGRLMRSRLPEDTAAVAGLTLGADPIVSAVTVVSAYEQQPLPGLIVRKEAKGHGTRAYIEGPSLDPGAKVVVLEDVVTTGQSAMKAVTHLRDAGYCVDRVVSLVDRQQGGGQFYQERGLAFDALFTIPDIQAIAQQASL is encoded by the coding sequence ATGACCTCTTCTGTAACGACGATGTTGGCAAGCTGTGACTTAGCCACGGTGCAACAGCATCTCTTAACCCTTCTTGCTCGTTTGGCCTACCGGGAAGGGGACTTTGTTCTGTCTTCAGGTCAACGCAGTTCCTACTATATTAATGGTAAGTTAGTCACCCTTGACCCGGAAGGGGCGTTATGTGTCGGTCGCTTAATGCGATCGCGCCTCCCGGAGGATACAGCAGCGGTGGCGGGCCTGACCCTAGGGGCAGATCCCATTGTGTCGGCGGTGACCGTTGTGTCCGCCTATGAGCAACAGCCGTTACCGGGGCTGATTGTCCGCAAGGAGGCTAAGGGCCATGGAACTCGGGCCTATATCGAAGGACCGAGCCTAGACCCCGGTGCCAAGGTGGTGGTTTTAGAAGATGTGGTGACGACGGGACAGTCGGCCATGAAGGCGGTCACTCATTTACGAGATGCGGGCTACTGCGTGGACCGGGTGGTGTCTCTGGTGGACCGGCAACAGGGAGGAGGCCAGTTCTATCAAGAGCGAGGTCTGGCGTTTGATGCCTTGTTTACGATTCCTGATATTCAGGCCATCGCCCAGCAAGCTTCCCTCTAG
- a CDS encoding Na(+)/H(+) antiporter subunit B, which translates to MKWFYLAAVGAIFLQFLLFPNPAPDWPEPSIIDLIVNDSGIPNTITGIIFRNRIYDTIFEVVVFTIAIMGCKFLLANDKPLSQVYQFSDRPSIVLARLGALISALVSIELAIRGHLSPGGGFAAGVAGGTAIGLVAITSNAEWMEGIYKRWRAALAEKLSVLLFIILAALTLLGFSLPDGEFGSLLSGGMIPIMNILVAFKVALGSWAAILLFIRYRGLF; encoded by the coding sequence ATGAAATGGTTTTACTTAGCGGCCGTGGGGGCCATTTTTCTGCAATTTCTCCTGTTCCCCAACCCAGCCCCGGATTGGCCCGAACCCTCCATTATTGATTTAATTGTCAATGACAGTGGAATTCCCAACACTATCACCGGGATTATTTTCAGGAATCGCATCTATGACACCATCTTTGAGGTGGTGGTATTTACCATCGCGATTATGGGCTGTAAATTTCTCTTAGCCAACGATAAACCCCTGAGCCAGGTGTATCAGTTCTCCGATCGCCCCTCAATTGTCCTAGCTCGCCTCGGGGCCCTCATCTCGGCCCTCGTCAGCATTGAATTGGCCATTCGCGGCCATCTCAGTCCCGGTGGCGGCTTTGCGGCGGGGGTGGCGGGGGGAACAGCCATTGGCCTGGTGGCGATTACCTCTAACGCTGAATGGATGGAAGGAATTTATAAACGCTGGCGAGCGGCCTTAGCCGAAAAACTGTCGGTGTTGCTGTTTATTATCCTAGCGGCGTTAACCTTACTGGGATTTTCCTTACCGGACGGCGAATTTGGCAGCCTTTTAAGTGGTGGGATGATTCCTATAATGAATATCCTCGTGGCGTTTAAGGTGGCGTTAGGGTCCTGGGCCGCCATTTTACTGTTTATCCGCTACCGAGGGTTG
- a CDS encoding cation:proton antiporter subunit C, translating to MLEASLLATILLGFVGMMFKQNLLMKIISMDVMSTGVISYYVLIAARKGLATPIQKPEEELIYADPVPQAVILTAIVIGFSIQALMLVGTMKLAHNNPTLETPNIERNNTP from the coding sequence GTGTTAGAAGCCAGCCTCCTCGCCACCATCCTCTTGGGATTCGTCGGCATGATGTTCAAACAGAACCTGTTGATGAAGATCATCTCCATGGACGTGATGAGTACCGGAGTCATCTCCTACTACGTCCTGATTGCGGCCCGCAAGGGCCTAGCCACCCCGATCCAGAAACCCGAGGAGGAGTTGATTTATGCCGATCCAGTTCCCCAAGCTGTCATCCTAACCGCCATCGTAATCGGCTTTTCCATCCAGGCCCTGATGCTGGTCGGGACCATGAAACTCGCTCATAACAATCCGACCTTAGAAACCCCGAATATTGAGCGCAACAACACACCATGA
- a CDS encoding Na+/H+ antiporter subunit E, translated as MIGYLNLFLRLSIWFLLTADFSILNISLGIAIAFLLPGLNKTPSRLQDWLRVFWEIVVAVPQAYWEAIEIMVSPHNQEEITLERVKPQRTPGLIFLDIFLITFTPKTVVVKYHEEGWYEVHKINRS; from the coding sequence ATGATTGGCTACCTAAATCTGTTTTTACGACTGAGTATCTGGTTTTTGCTGACGGCTGATTTCAGTATCTTGAATATTAGTCTCGGTATTGCCATCGCCTTTCTGCTACCGGGACTGAACAAAACCCCAAGTCGTCTTCAGGATTGGTTGCGAGTGTTCTGGGAGATTGTTGTGGCCGTTCCTCAAGCCTATTGGGAAGCCATTGAAATTATGGTATCTCCCCATAACCAAGAGGAAATTACCCTAGAACGGGTCAAACCTCAACGAACCCCTGGTTTGATTTTTTTGGACATCTTCTTAATTACATTTACCCCTAAAACCGTCGTGGTAAAATACCATGAAGAAGGCTGGTATGAAGTTCATAAAATTAACCGGAGTTGA
- a CDS encoding PHP domain-containing protein: protein MLELHCHSQYSDGTLTPTQLIERAVGAGVKALALTDHDTMSGCAEAAEAARRYNLTLVPGVELSTVHRGRSLHILGFYPDGDRLQGPLQARQEGRRRRAEAMIEKLHQLGCPIVLPNFPPGVAPSRPHLAQALLNGGYVQSWEEAFNRFLRDGGPAYVNYSQFSAEEGITLLRSCGAVPVWAHPYLFAGGSVDDILPELVELGLMGLEVYHPHHRRSQQNHLHQLSQSYHLVVTGGTDYHGPAPGRTAKELNSFALPLTLLEPLQRAAEQLQSYQGG, encoded by the coding sequence ATGCTGGAACTACATTGTCACAGTCAGTATTCTGACGGAACCTTGACCCCAACGCAACTGATTGAGAGGGCCGTGGGGGCTGGGGTGAAAGCCCTGGCCTTGACCGACCACGATACAATGTCGGGCTGCGCCGAGGCCGCTGAGGCCGCCCGACGCTATAACCTGACCCTGGTTCCTGGGGTTGAGTTGAGTACTGTTCACCGGGGCCGTTCCCTACATATTCTTGGCTTTTATCCCGATGGCGATCGCCTCCAGGGGCCCCTGCAAGCTCGCCAGGAGGGACGCAGACGGCGAGCTGAAGCCATGATTGAGAAACTGCACCAGTTGGGCTGTCCTATTGTCCTGCCGAACTTTCCCCCAGGGGTGGCCCCAAGTCGCCCTCATTTGGCTCAGGCCCTATTGAACGGGGGCTATGTTCAGTCTTGGGAGGAAGCCTTTAATCGCTTTCTCAGAGACGGTGGCCCCGCCTATGTTAACTATTCCCAATTTAGTGCCGAGGAGGGCATCACCCTGCTACGCTCCTGTGGTGCAGTTCCCGTCTGGGCTCACCCCTACTTATTTGCAGGGGGCTCCGTGGATGACATCCTGCCGGAACTGGTAGAACTGGGGTTGATGGGGCTTGAAGTCTATCATCCCCATCATCGGCGATCGCAACAAAACCACCTCCACCAGCTAAGCCAGAGCTACCATTTAGTCGTCACCGGTGGCACTGACTATCATGGCCCCGCCCCAGGACGAACCGCCAAAGAGTTAAACAGCTTTGCTCTGCCCCTCACTCTTCTTGAGCCACTTCAACGAGCGGCGGAACAACTCCAGTCATACCAGGGGGGTTAG